A window of Mycolicibacterium holsaticum DSM 44478 = JCM 12374 genomic DNA:
GCTGTCGAGTTTCCGCAGAATCAGCCCTTCTCGCAACGCCCACGGGCAGATGTCCACGGTCTCCACGGCAAGCGCGTTCATGCTCGCCTCGGCCACCAACGCCCCGGCCACGATCTGCGGCGCCCGGTCGCTGCTCACCCCTTCCAACTCCGCTCGGTCAGCAGCGGTCATCCTAGAGATGAAAGCTATGAGCTGCCTAAGGCCGGTCGCGGTGAGGGTCCGTTTCACCCTCGGCCCTGCTCCTGAGGGTGCCGCGCCGGTCAGGCGGGCCAGCGAGCGAAACGTCTTGGAGGTGGCAACGGCCAGGTCGGGAGCGCCGGCCTTGAGCACCTCGGCACCGGCGTCGGCGAGTTCGGTGGCCAGCCAGTCGCGCAGCATCGCGACCCGGCGCCGACCCGGCGGGTCATCGGGCAGCCATTCGCGGGTCAGCCGGCCCGCGCCCAGCGGGAGCGACAGCGCCACTTCGGGTTCCTCGTCGACGCCGTTGCACAGCTCCAGCGAGCCGCCGCCGATGTCGATGTTGACGATGCGCCCGGCGCTCCAGCCGTACCAGCGGCGCACCGCCAGAAACGTCAGCCGGGACTCGTCGACCCCGCCGAGCACCTTGAGCTCCACCCCGGTCTCGGCGCGCACCCGCGTGAGCACCGCTTCGGAGTTGGTGGCGTCGCGCACCGCGGAGGTGGCGAACGCCATCAGCTCCGCGCACCCGGAGCTGGTGGCGATCCTGGCGAACTCGTCAACGGTGCGGACCAGCTTGTCGGCGCACCTCTTGGTCAGGTTGCCCGAGCTGTCCATCGCCTCGGCGAGCCGCAGCGACGCCTTGGTGGAGCTCATCGGCGTCGGATGGCCACCACGGCGCGCGTCCACCACCAGAAGGTGAACGGTATTGCTGCCCACGTCGAGCACGCCTAATCGCACCCACCCAACTTAATCGGTCTACCGTTGAATACGTGACTGGCACGCACCCTGGAGAGGTCGAACTCGATTTCGCCCGTGAGTGGGTCGAGTTCTACGACCCCGACAACCCCGAGCATCTGATCGCCGCCGATCTGACGTGGCTGCTGTCGCGGTGGACCTGTGTGTTCGGCACACCCGCGTGCAAGGGCACGGTGAAGGACCGTCCCGACGACGGGTGTTGTTCGCACGGCGCGTTTCTGTCCGACGACGACGACCGTGCCCGCCTCGACGACGCCGTCAAACAGCTGACCGCCGACGACTGGCAGTACCGCGACAAGGGGCTGGGCAAGAAGGGCTACCTCGAGGACGACGAGTACGACGGCAAGCCCAATCTGCGCACCCGAAAGTACAAGGGCGCGTGC
This region includes:
- a CDS encoding Ppx/GppA phosphatase family protein, with translation MRLGVLDVGSNTVHLLVVDARRGGHPTPMSSTKASLRLAEAMDSSGNLTKRCADKLVRTVDEFARIATSSGCAELMAFATSAVRDATNSEAVLTRVRAETGVELKVLGGVDESRLTFLAVRRWYGWSAGRIVNIDIGGGSLELCNGVDEEPEVALSLPLGAGRLTREWLPDDPPGRRRVAMLRDWLATELADAGAEVLKAGAPDLAVATSKTFRSLARLTGAAPSGAGPRVKRTLTATGLRQLIAFISRMTAADRAELEGVSSDRAPQIVAGALVAEASMNALAVETVDICPWALREGLILRKLDSEANGSGFIGGADDPRTVGDADNPVSVETSARNAGR